A DNA window from Daucus carota subsp. sativus chromosome 3, DH1 v3.0, whole genome shotgun sequence contains the following coding sequences:
- the LOC108215126 gene encoding transcription initiation factor TFIID subunit 4b isoform X1 — translation MDPSIMKLLEEDEDETMHSGADVEAFTAALNRDIEGDTSVKPLPSDSDNAALSQGSNHNPGQLFPPWQASSQNENASQQVVNVSQQELHASISEVNQHGSATENQLQQQIDSKELNCIPMQQKQSQDSFPQQQTEQKNPHVSQSSSVQNPDRITAVGQEPNKAQDPSSISQYLRSQKMNSQQAAATSQANNALKNGKQVPFAMLFPVIEPLLDKDKAMQLRTIYNRLKKNEISKDGFVKHMRSLVGDHMLKLAVVKLQEQAPRSSQVAPTQAASHSQVPAQQQHMTMQSVSGQQFSESHSYSQINQKGLNSSVNPSGPSPVIRAPIVSSNTAMDNNAHILHDIKQERERPIAIQGLNKQQQQHMHFSQSSIPPYGTTTGSNYNQYAGGNMHSSMQSLKQQPQNMQARQVPIHPGVSTMQSIGVPKYEKQNTFTEPMRVQGHYVKQEPIDPANEQQQKSQLSSSQGQSRAGFSTSTSIMQSNAGLSSITTQMDPSNSLGARLASTTPSVGPGSIAKTPMKKAITGPKKPLESPASETLQPAKKQKVFHSDQSIEQLNDVTAVSGVNLREEEEQLFSGTKEDSRVSEASRRVVQEEEERLFLQKVPLQKKMTEIMNKWGVKSISNDVERCLSLSVEERLRALISNMVRLSKQRVSIEKARHRTIVTLDVRQQIVAMNLKAREEWDKTQGDPEKGQGVNESEGNSGTDGDKDKDDTRARPAKANKEDDDKMRTTAANVAARAAVGGDDMLSKWQLMAEARQKREGGVDSASSSQPSREVNRKLASAPVRNARDNQDAEKRSQSATVATSGAMRKSGKTQSVSQTDILRSISVKDVIAALEREPQTSKSTLIYRLYAKLHKDVTCE, via the exons ATGGACCCTTCTATAATGAAGCTGCTTGAAGAAGATGAG GATGAAACTATGCATTCTGGTGCTGATGTAGAGGCATTTACAGCTGCTTTGAATAGAGATATTGAAGGGGACACTTCTGTGAAGCCTCTCCCTTCTGATTCTGATAATG CAGCTTTATCTCAAGGAAGCAACCATAACCCAGGCCAGTTGTTTCCGCCGTGGCAAGCTTCCAGCCAAAATGAGAATGCCAGTCAGCAAGTTGTAAATGTTTCCCAACAGGAGCTACATGCTTCTATAAGCGAAGTAAATCAGCATGGTTCTGCTACAGAGAATCAGCTACAACAACAGATCGACTCGAAGGAATTAAATTGCATTCCCATGCAACAGAAACAGTCTCAAGACAGTTTTCCGCAACAGCAGACTGAACAGAAGAATCCACATGTATCACAATCATCAAGTGTCCAGAACCCAGACAGGATTACTGCTGTTGGTCAAGAACCGAATAAAGCACAGGATCCAAGTAGCATATCTCAGTACCTTCGGTCACAGAAGATGAATAGTCAACAAGCTGCAGCAACAAGTCAGGCTAATAATGCTTTGAAAAATGGAAAACAAGTACCATTTGCCATGTTATTTCCAGTTATAGAGCCACTACTTGATAAAGACAAAGCCATGCAACTTAGAACTATCTATAATAGACTAAAA AAAAATGAGATCTCCAAAGATGGCTTTGTAAAGCACATGAGAAGTCTGGTGGGTGACCACATGCTCAAGCTGGCAGTTGTAAAGCTGCAGGAACAG GCTCCTCGCAGCTCACAAGTTGCACCAACACAAGCTGCCTCACACTCTCAGGTTCCTGCTCAACAACAGCATATGACAATGCAATCTGTTAGTGGCCAACAGTTTTCTGAATCTCACTCGTATTCCCAAATTAATCAGAAGGGTCTCAACTCTTCAGTAAACCCATCTGGTCCCTCTCCGGTGATACGAGCACCAATTGTTTCAAGCAATACGGCAATGGATAATAATGCCCATATTTTGCATGATATAAAACAAGAAAGGGAGCGCCCCATTGCAATACAGGGACTTAataagcagcagcagcaacacaTGCACTTTTCTCAGTCCTCTATTCCCCCTTATGGAACTACTACAGGCAGCAATTATAACCAATATGCTGGAGGAAATATGCATAGCTCAATGCAATCTCTTAAACAGCAGCCTCAAAATATGCAGGCAAGGCAAGTCCCAATTCATCCAGGCGTTAGCACAATGCAGTCAATTGGTGTGCCCAAGTATGAGAAGCAGAACACTTTCACTGAACCCATGAGAGTGCAAG GACATTATGTGAAACAAGAGCCGATCGATCCAGCAAATGAGCAACAACAGAAATCTCAGCTGTCTTCTTCACAAGGG CAATCTAGGGCAGGCTTCTCTACATCAACCAGTATTATGCAGTCAAACGCAGGACTATCATCTATTACAACCCAGATGGACCCAAGTAACTCG TTAGGTGCCCGGTTAGCATCAACTACACCTTCAGTTGGACCTGGAAGTATAGCTAAAACACCCATGAAGAAGGCCATTACTGGTCCAAAAAAACCTTTAGAATCGCCAGCTTCCGAAACCTTGCAGCCAGC GAAAAAACAAAAGGTTTTCCATTCTGATCAAAGTATTGAGCAACTCAATGATGTTACTGCTGTCAGTGGAGTTAATCTGCGG GAAGAGGAAGAACAACTATTTTCGGGTACCAAGGAAGACAGTAGAGTCTCAGAAGCATCTCGTAGGGTTgtgcaagaagaagaagaaaggttgtTTTTGCAGAAAGTTCCACTCCAAAAGAAAATGACAGAAATCA TGAATAAATGGGGGGTGAAGAGTATAAGCAATGATGTGGAACGATGCCTGTCACTG AGTGTAGAGGAACGTTTGCGTGCGCTGATAAGTAATATGGTGAGGCTATCGAAACAG CGGGTTAGTATTGAGAAGGCAAGACACCGAACTATCGTCACCTTGGATGTACGCCAACAAATTGTAGCAATGAACTTGAAAGCTAGGGAAGAATGGGATAAGACACAGGGTGACCCAGAAAAAGGTCAGGGTGTAAATGAG TCAGAAGGCAATTCTGGAACTGATGGAgataaggataaggatgacactCGTGCAAGACCAGCTAAG GCCAACAAAGAGGATGATGACAAGATGCGTACAACAGCTGCAAATGTTGCTGCTCGAGCTGCTGTAGGAGGAGATGACATGCTGTCAAAGTGGCAATTAATGGCTGAGGCCAGGCAGAAACGCGAAGGAGGGGTTGATTCTGCTTCATCTTCTCAGCCAAGTAGAGAGGTAAACCGCAAGCTTGCATCAGCCCCTGTAAGAAATGCTAGAGACAACCAAGATGCTGAGAAAAGGAGTCAATCAGCTACTGTTGCTACATCTG GAGCAATGAGGAAATCTGGCAAGACTCAGTCCGTGTCTCAAACAGACATTCTGCGTAGTATATCCGTCAAGGATGTGATCGCTGCCCTAGAAAGGGAGCCCCAGACTTCTAAGTCTACATTAATCTATCGTCTGTACGCGAAGCTGCATAAAGATGTCACATGTGAATAA
- the LOC108215126 gene encoding transcription initiation factor TFIID subunit 4b isoform X2, translating into MDPSIMKLLEEDEDETMHSGADVEAFTAALNRDIEGDTSVKPLPSDSDNALSQGSNHNPGQLFPPWQASSQNENASQQVVNVSQQELHASISEVNQHGSATENQLQQQIDSKELNCIPMQQKQSQDSFPQQQTEQKNPHVSQSSSVQNPDRITAVGQEPNKAQDPSSISQYLRSQKMNSQQAAATSQANNALKNGKQVPFAMLFPVIEPLLDKDKAMQLRTIYNRLKKNEISKDGFVKHMRSLVGDHMLKLAVVKLQEQAPRSSQVAPTQAASHSQVPAQQQHMTMQSVSGQQFSESHSYSQINQKGLNSSVNPSGPSPVIRAPIVSSNTAMDNNAHILHDIKQERERPIAIQGLNKQQQQHMHFSQSSIPPYGTTTGSNYNQYAGGNMHSSMQSLKQQPQNMQARQVPIHPGVSTMQSIGVPKYEKQNTFTEPMRVQGHYVKQEPIDPANEQQQKSQLSSSQGQSRAGFSTSTSIMQSNAGLSSITTQMDPSNSLGARLASTTPSVGPGSIAKTPMKKAITGPKKPLESPASETLQPAKKQKVFHSDQSIEQLNDVTAVSGVNLREEEEQLFSGTKEDSRVSEASRRVVQEEEERLFLQKVPLQKKMTEIMNKWGVKSISNDVERCLSLSVEERLRALISNMVRLSKQRVSIEKARHRTIVTLDVRQQIVAMNLKAREEWDKTQGDPEKGQGVNESEGNSGTDGDKDKDDTRARPAKANKEDDDKMRTTAANVAARAAVGGDDMLSKWQLMAEARQKREGGVDSASSSQPSREVNRKLASAPVRNARDNQDAEKRSQSATVATSGAMRKSGKTQSVSQTDILRSISVKDVIAALEREPQTSKSTLIYRLYAKLHKDVTCE; encoded by the exons ATGGACCCTTCTATAATGAAGCTGCTTGAAGAAGATGAG GATGAAACTATGCATTCTGGTGCTGATGTAGAGGCATTTACAGCTGCTTTGAATAGAGATATTGAAGGGGACACTTCTGTGAAGCCTCTCCCTTCTGATTCTGATAATG CTTTATCTCAAGGAAGCAACCATAACCCAGGCCAGTTGTTTCCGCCGTGGCAAGCTTCCAGCCAAAATGAGAATGCCAGTCAGCAAGTTGTAAATGTTTCCCAACAGGAGCTACATGCTTCTATAAGCGAAGTAAATCAGCATGGTTCTGCTACAGAGAATCAGCTACAACAACAGATCGACTCGAAGGAATTAAATTGCATTCCCATGCAACAGAAACAGTCTCAAGACAGTTTTCCGCAACAGCAGACTGAACAGAAGAATCCACATGTATCACAATCATCAAGTGTCCAGAACCCAGACAGGATTACTGCTGTTGGTCAAGAACCGAATAAAGCACAGGATCCAAGTAGCATATCTCAGTACCTTCGGTCACAGAAGATGAATAGTCAACAAGCTGCAGCAACAAGTCAGGCTAATAATGCTTTGAAAAATGGAAAACAAGTACCATTTGCCATGTTATTTCCAGTTATAGAGCCACTACTTGATAAAGACAAAGCCATGCAACTTAGAACTATCTATAATAGACTAAAA AAAAATGAGATCTCCAAAGATGGCTTTGTAAAGCACATGAGAAGTCTGGTGGGTGACCACATGCTCAAGCTGGCAGTTGTAAAGCTGCAGGAACAG GCTCCTCGCAGCTCACAAGTTGCACCAACACAAGCTGCCTCACACTCTCAGGTTCCTGCTCAACAACAGCATATGACAATGCAATCTGTTAGTGGCCAACAGTTTTCTGAATCTCACTCGTATTCCCAAATTAATCAGAAGGGTCTCAACTCTTCAGTAAACCCATCTGGTCCCTCTCCGGTGATACGAGCACCAATTGTTTCAAGCAATACGGCAATGGATAATAATGCCCATATTTTGCATGATATAAAACAAGAAAGGGAGCGCCCCATTGCAATACAGGGACTTAataagcagcagcagcaacacaTGCACTTTTCTCAGTCCTCTATTCCCCCTTATGGAACTACTACAGGCAGCAATTATAACCAATATGCTGGAGGAAATATGCATAGCTCAATGCAATCTCTTAAACAGCAGCCTCAAAATATGCAGGCAAGGCAAGTCCCAATTCATCCAGGCGTTAGCACAATGCAGTCAATTGGTGTGCCCAAGTATGAGAAGCAGAACACTTTCACTGAACCCATGAGAGTGCAAG GACATTATGTGAAACAAGAGCCGATCGATCCAGCAAATGAGCAACAACAGAAATCTCAGCTGTCTTCTTCACAAGGG CAATCTAGGGCAGGCTTCTCTACATCAACCAGTATTATGCAGTCAAACGCAGGACTATCATCTATTACAACCCAGATGGACCCAAGTAACTCG TTAGGTGCCCGGTTAGCATCAACTACACCTTCAGTTGGACCTGGAAGTATAGCTAAAACACCCATGAAGAAGGCCATTACTGGTCCAAAAAAACCTTTAGAATCGCCAGCTTCCGAAACCTTGCAGCCAGC GAAAAAACAAAAGGTTTTCCATTCTGATCAAAGTATTGAGCAACTCAATGATGTTACTGCTGTCAGTGGAGTTAATCTGCGG GAAGAGGAAGAACAACTATTTTCGGGTACCAAGGAAGACAGTAGAGTCTCAGAAGCATCTCGTAGGGTTgtgcaagaagaagaagaaaggttgtTTTTGCAGAAAGTTCCACTCCAAAAGAAAATGACAGAAATCA TGAATAAATGGGGGGTGAAGAGTATAAGCAATGATGTGGAACGATGCCTGTCACTG AGTGTAGAGGAACGTTTGCGTGCGCTGATAAGTAATATGGTGAGGCTATCGAAACAG CGGGTTAGTATTGAGAAGGCAAGACACCGAACTATCGTCACCTTGGATGTACGCCAACAAATTGTAGCAATGAACTTGAAAGCTAGGGAAGAATGGGATAAGACACAGGGTGACCCAGAAAAAGGTCAGGGTGTAAATGAG TCAGAAGGCAATTCTGGAACTGATGGAgataaggataaggatgacactCGTGCAAGACCAGCTAAG GCCAACAAAGAGGATGATGACAAGATGCGTACAACAGCTGCAAATGTTGCTGCTCGAGCTGCTGTAGGAGGAGATGACATGCTGTCAAAGTGGCAATTAATGGCTGAGGCCAGGCAGAAACGCGAAGGAGGGGTTGATTCTGCTTCATCTTCTCAGCCAAGTAGAGAGGTAAACCGCAAGCTTGCATCAGCCCCTGTAAGAAATGCTAGAGACAACCAAGATGCTGAGAAAAGGAGTCAATCAGCTACTGTTGCTACATCTG GAGCAATGAGGAAATCTGGCAAGACTCAGTCCGTGTCTCAAACAGACATTCTGCGTAGTATATCCGTCAAGGATGTGATCGCTGCCCTAGAAAGGGAGCCCCAGACTTCTAAGTCTACATTAATCTATCGTCTGTACGCGAAGCTGCATAAAGATGTCACATGTGAATAA